TCGGCAATGAATCGAACTAAAAACGAGATCCAAAAAGTAAAAGAGGATTTCGAGGTAGAGCTAAGAAAGGTAAAGGTGGGAAAAGAGATACACCATCGTTTCGAACTTTTCCAAGCCTATCTTCCTGGCTCGGACTGATCCAAATATAAGGCTGTCTTAAAGCTTCTATATCTTTGTTTTTACTGCTGGACACTAGCCCCCTCTATCCGCTTTTGTTAAACTACTCCGCCAGATATTCGGCCTTAGGAGACAGTTTACGTGAAATTATCCCTGGATTGGATTAACGATTTTACCCCTATTAAGGATTTGTCCCTCGAGGATGTCCTAAAAAAAATTGCGGCTTCTATTTGTGAAGTGGATGGGGTAGAGGATTATTTTTCTCATTTGGAGAAGGTTGTTTTAGTTAAGATCGAATCCTTAGAAAAACATCCTCAGGCAGATAAACTCCAAGTCGCTCAGGTTTCTGACGGTAAAAATAAGATCCAAATCGTTTCAGGTGCTCCTAATTTAAAAGTGGGAGACCTGGTTCCACTGGCTATTCCAGGTGCTGAGTTAGGAGATAAAAAAATCCTAGAGTCAGAACTTCGCGGTGTTAAAAGTTCCGGTATGCTTTGTTCTGAAAAAGAACTAGGTCTTTCCGAAGAGGATGCAGGGGTTATGGTTCTGGACGATCCGGAAGCAAAACTTGGCCAGAACTTAAGAGAATACTTCGGATTCAGAGATACTATTTTAGATATTGATAATAAATCCATCACACATCGTCCTGATCTGTGGAGCCATTTCGGATTCGCGAGAGAACTTGCGGCTCAACTCAATTTGCCGATCAAGTTTAATCCTTTCGAAACTAACTGGGATTTTTCAAAAGATATTGTTTCTCCCAAGGTGAAAGAAACAGAATACGCACATTCTTATTATTCTTCTTCCATTGAAGGAATTCAGATCAAAGCTTCTAATAAAACTGTTCGCTCCCGTTTGAAAAAATGTGGGGTTAGGGTGATCAATAATGTGGTGGATGTTTCCAATTATCTATTATTGGAAGCGGGACAACCTACACACTTCTTTGATTCTGATAAATTATCCGCACAAGGTGGAATCGAACTAGAAGTAGATTATGCGAAGAAGGACGAAAGTTTTCTTCTTTTAGACGAAACTTCTCCCAAACTTGACCCTGAAATTCTGATCATTCGTAACTCTAAAAAAGGAGTGGCGATCGCAGGTGTGATGGGCGGCGCGGATACCGCTGTCGATTCTAATTCCAAAAAAGTAATTTTAGAGTCTGCAGTTTTCCCGAGGGAGTTTGTTCGCAAGTCTATTCGAAAAACGGGGATTCGTTCTGAGTCTTCTGTTCGTTACGAGAAAGGCCTCGAAGCAACAACCACTCTTCCAATCATCAAAAGAGCATTAAATCTTTTAAAAGAAAATGGATGTCCTGATCTGAAGGCGAGTTTGCCTGCCGGATACATTCATACTGCAGATAAAAAAGTGGAGATCGAAGTCAGTTTAGCTTTCTTGAATAAAAAACTTGGAACAGAGATTGATCAATCTACTTCGGATAAGATCTTAAAACAACTTTCCTTTTCCACTGAATGGAAAGGAGATACTGTTAAGGTTCTTGTTCCTAAATACAGACAAAATTACGATATCACCATTCCGGAAGATATTGTAGAAGAGATTGGCCGTACATTAGGATATGCATCTATTCCAGTTCGTCCTTTGGCTTCTGATGTCAAACCTCCTGCTCGTAATTTCTCAAGAGAGCTGGAAAAACATCTAAAACGGGCCTTCTCCCAAATCCTTGGATATAACGAAGTATTCAATTATTCTTATGCTTCCTCCAAAGATAATTCTTTCGAAGAAGAAGTAAAAGATTCGATCAAGATCCTAAATGCAATGCCCGACGAGCAGGCATATTTAAGGACTTCTTTATACCCTTCTCTTTTGAAAAATATCAGGCTCAATGGTGATCGATTCGAGAAGTTGAAAATTTTCGAATTTGGTCGAACTTATAAAAAAGCAGAAGAACCTTTTAACGAATCTAAATGGTTTGTTTGGGCTGTTTCTTTTGGTAGGAAGTCCAACGAGAAGGATCTAAACGTTTTAGAGTCCGATTTCCTGGATATCAGGACCGGTGTCGAAAAAGTATTGAGACATTTAAACTTGAGAGAGTTTGAGTGGAGGGTAGATGAAAAGAGTTATTTCCATCCTAAGGCTTCTCTTTCCTTATTTGTTTCCGGTAAGAAAGTGGGAGAGTTAGGATATGCTCATCCGGCCGCTTTAGATACCGCTGATATCAAAAAGAGAGTTATTTTAGGAAGATTCGAATTTGCTTCCTTATTAGAAGTTTGGACAGAAGATCGAAACAAAAACTATTTTACTGCCCCTTCTCATTTCCCTCAAACAGAGATCGATCTTTCTTTGGTGATGGATCTGAATGAGTCTTCTTCTAAGTTTAGCGACTTGGCTGTTTTGGAAAAATTCCCTGAGATGCAGGATGTAAAAGTTACAGTTGTATTTACCGGTGGAAATCTTCCTGAAAACAAAAAGTCCGTTTCTTATAGATTTAAACTTTTAAGCCAGGACAAGAACTTAACCCAAGAAAGGATCAAAGAGATCACGGATCGTTTGATACAGATCGCGAATTCTTCCGGTTATCCTCTTCGTTAAACTATGAAAATCCACGAAACAGCATTTATCCATCCGGCTGCGACTGCATTCGGAATGTTGGAGATGGGACCATTATCTTCTCTCTGGCCTGGAGCTGTTGTTCGTGCGGATCTAAATGAGATCAAATTAGGTGAAGGTGTTAATATCCAAGATAATAGCACACTTCATACCGATTCTACCGGCAGCTTATTCATAGATGATTATACATTAGTAGGTCATAATACAATGCTTCACGGTTGTAAGATCGGTAAGGGTTGTTTGATCGGAATAGGTGCTATCATTTTGGATGAAGCGGAGATCGGAGACGGTGCAATGATACTTGCAGGTTGTATGATCCGAGGTGGTAAAAAAATTCCTCCGAGAGCTATGGTGATCCCTAAGAATGGAGGCATCGTCATCTACGAAAAAAAAGCAAAACCTGAAATGAGCATCGCAGGTTGTTTGGAATACATACAATTGGCGAAAAGATTCCAAGAGAATGTATTCCAACCATTTACAAAAGAAGAAGAAAAATCATTCGTAGAGGAAGCAAAGTCTATCATCAAAAGATACGGCATCTGATTTCTTTTTAAATTCTCTCTTCTCTCCATTTGATATAAATCAATTCTTTCTACATCGATTTCTGATTCGTCCTGAATCTACACCTCTAATCCTTGTTATAGTTTTCCGTAAAACAGCTATAAGGATGATCTCATGTATGACGAAAGGGTTATAGAAAAAATCAGAGGCATTTGGAAGACATTCGATCTTTCTTTAGGAATTCCTGAAATAGATAAACAACATCTTTGGTTGATCGGTATACTTGCGGACTTGGAAGATAAACTTGAGTCGGGAACCAGATCCGAATTAGAAGTCACATTTACGAATGCACTTTCTAAAACTTTGGATTATGCAACCGAACATTTCGCTTTGGAAGAAAAACTTCTAGAAAGTATAGGTTATTCAAAA
This window of the Leptospira andrefontaineae genome carries:
- the pheT gene encoding phenylalanine--tRNA ligase subunit beta codes for the protein MKLSLDWINDFTPIKDLSLEDVLKKIAASICEVDGVEDYFSHLEKVVLVKIESLEKHPQADKLQVAQVSDGKNKIQIVSGAPNLKVGDLVPLAIPGAELGDKKILESELRGVKSSGMLCSEKELGLSEEDAGVMVLDDPEAKLGQNLREYFGFRDTILDIDNKSITHRPDLWSHFGFARELAAQLNLPIKFNPFETNWDFSKDIVSPKVKETEYAHSYYSSSIEGIQIKASNKTVRSRLKKCGVRVINNVVDVSNYLLLEAGQPTHFFDSDKLSAQGGIELEVDYAKKDESFLLLDETSPKLDPEILIIRNSKKGVAIAGVMGGADTAVDSNSKKVILESAVFPREFVRKSIRKTGIRSESSVRYEKGLEATTTLPIIKRALNLLKENGCPDLKASLPAGYIHTADKKVEIEVSLAFLNKKLGTEIDQSTSDKILKQLSFSTEWKGDTVKVLVPKYRQNYDITIPEDIVEEIGRTLGYASIPVRPLASDVKPPARNFSRELEKHLKRAFSQILGYNEVFNYSYASSKDNSFEEEVKDSIKILNAMPDEQAYLRTSLYPSLLKNIRLNGDRFEKLKIFEFGRTYKKAEEPFNESKWFVWAVSFGRKSNEKDLNVLESDFLDIRTGVEKVLRHLNLREFEWRVDEKSYFHPKASLSLFVSGKKVGELGYAHPAALDTADIKKRVILGRFEFASLLEVWTEDRNKNYFTAPSHFPQTEIDLSLVMDLNESSSKFSDLAVLEKFPEMQDVKVTVVFTGGNLPENKKSVSYRFKLLSQDKNLTQERIKEITDRLIQIANSSGYPLR
- a CDS encoding gamma carbonic anhydrase family protein, with protein sequence MKIHETAFIHPAATAFGMLEMGPLSSLWPGAVVRADLNEIKLGEGVNIQDNSTLHTDSTGSLFIDDYTLVGHNTMLHGCKIGKGCLIGIGAIILDEAEIGDGAMILAGCMIRGGKKIPPRAMVIPKNGGIVIYEKKAKPEMSIAGCLEYIQLAKRFQENVFQPFTKEEEKSFVEEAKSIIKRYGI